The window TGAAGAAGGGCCTGCCCCGCCCGGTGTCGCCCGATGACGCGCAAGGGTTGGCCGAAACCGTTGATGCGCTGGCTGCTGAAGAATGGATCGGCGCACGCGACCGGGCGGTCTTGCTACTACTTTACGGAGCGGGCTTGCGCATTTCGGAGGCGCTTTCCCTGACCGGGGTAGACCTGCCGCTCGGAGAGCGCCTGACCGTAACCGGCAAGGGCTCGAAACAACGCGTGGTGCCGATCCTGCCGATCGTGCGCGAGGCGGTGGAGGAATATTGCCACCTTAATCCGTGGCCGACCCGGCGCGAAGATCCGGTCTTCCGCGGCGCGAAGGGCGGTCCGCTATCGCAAGGAGTGGTCCAGAAAGCGACTGCGCGGGCCCGCCGCGCGCTCGGCTTGCCCGACACGGCCACGCCCCACGCCTTGCGGCACAGTTTTGCCACCCATCTGCTTGGCGCAGGTGCGGATTTACGCAGCCTGCAGGAATTGCTCGGCCATGCGAGCTTGGGGTCAACGCAAATCTATACGAAAGTCGATGCGGCCAGCCTGCTCGACACCTATCGCAACGCCCATCCGCGCGACCGCGACTGATTACATTGCCGCGTGGCGGCGCTCGATCGCGTCCCATATGAGGGCCGGCGTATCGGTGCCGTTGAACTTGTCGATGGCCACGATCCCCGTGGGCGAGGTGACGTTGATTTCGGTCAGGTACCTGCCGCCGATGACGTCGATGCCGACGAACACGAGCCCGCGCCGCTTGAGTTCGGGGCCCATGGCCGCGCAAATCTCTTCCTCGCGCTCGGTCAATGTCGTCGCTTCGGCATAACCGCCCTGCGCAAGGTTCGAACGGAACTCACCTTCGCCAGGGAAGCGATTGATTGCGCCTGTGAATTCTCCGTCGATTAGGACGATACGCTTGTCGCCTTCGGCCACCTCGGGAAGGAAGGGCTGGACCATATGCGGTTCGGGCCAGGTCTGGTTGAACACCTCGCTCAGAGCGGAAAGGTTGGTGCCATCCGCATCGATCCGGAAGATCGCCTTTCCGCCATTGCCATGCAGCGGCTTAACTACGACCGAGCCGTGCTTCTTCTGGAACTCGCGAATGTCCTCCAGCTTTCGCGCAACCAGCGTCGGCGGCATGAAGCGGGCGTAATCGAGCACGAACATCTTTTCGGGCGCGTTCACGACTTCGCGCGGGTCGTTGACGACCAGCGTCGTGCCTTTAAGCCGGTCGAGCAGCAGGGCCGAGCTGATATAGCCAAGGTGGAACGGCGGATCCTGCCGCATCAGTACCACGTCGATGTCCCGCGCAAGGTCGATACGGCGCCGTTCACCTGCCTTGAAATGGTCGCCAGCCACGCGCTGGACCGTCACCGGCGCGGCATGGGCCGTGATGCGCCCCGCAGGCGTGCCGTCGCTTTCATAAGCCAGCGTAGTGACGTCGTAATGCCAGACCTCGTGTCCGCGCTCCTGCGCAGCCAGCATCAGGGCAAAGCTGCTGTCGCCCGCGATATTGATGCTTTCGAGTGGGTCCATCTGGACGGCTACGCGTAAGGGCATGGATTATCCTTCAGGGTTGCCAGGCATTGGCGATGTGGCGAGGGAATGCGCCGGGCGCAAGGAGGATGACGTCGATGCGGATATCCTCACCTTGCGTGGCATAGCGATGGGCGACCGCTTCGACTGCCGCCGCAACACGGGCAAGGCGCCGTTCGTCGATGGCGAGGTCGAGGTCATCGCGGCGCGCACGCCATTTCACTTCGACGAAGGCAATCGTCGCGCCGCGTTTCGCCACCAAGTCGATTTCGCCGGCAGGCGTCTTCACGCGCGTGTCGAGGATGCGCCAGCCCTTAGCCCTCAGCCACAGGCCCGCCCTCGTCTCTGCATCGCGACCGCTTTTCTCGGCAATCTGCCGTTTCATCCCGGCTTGAGGTCCATCGCCCTTGCGTAAAGCGCCTTGCGGTCGAGCCCCGTCGCCTTTGCCACATGACCTGCCGCTTGAGAGGGCTTCATCGTGGCCAGCGCCTCGATCAGCATGTCGTCGGCATCTGCTTCATTGGCTTGCTGCGCTTCCGGGGGTCCGATCAGCAGGACGATCTCGCCCTTGGGGGGATTGGCGTCGTAATAGGCCATCAGTCCGGCGGAGAAGCCGCGACGGCACTCCTCGTGGAGCTTGGTCAACTCGCGCGCGACGGCGATTTCGCGCTTCGGCATCATATCCTCGATCGCGGCGAGCGACTTGAGCAGGCGCGGCGCGGTTTCGTAGAGGATCAGCGTTGCATCGATGGCTGCCATTTCGGCCAGCATCTCGCGGCGTGCCTTATCCTTCGTAGGTAGGAAACCGGCGAACAGGAACCTGTCGTTGGGCAGGCCTGACAGCGTCAATCCCACCACGGCTGCACATGGACCCGGGATGCTGGTCACGGGAATACCTTGCTCGCGGCAATCGTTGACTAGCCTGTAGCCCGGATCGCTCACCATCGGCGTTCCGGCATCACTGACGAGTGCCACGGCGCGACTGCGCATCGAGTCCAGCAGGCGCGAGCGGTCGCGGTGTTCGCTATGGTCGTCGTAGCGCCACAGCGGCTTCGAGATACCGAGGTGCTTCAACAGCTTGCCGGTGACGCGGGTGTCCTCGCAGGCGACGCCGTCGCAGCGTGACAGTATGTCCACGGCCCGCACGGTGATGTCGCCCAAATTCCCGATGGGGGTGGCAACAAGGTAGAGCCCCGGTGTAAGGCTCTGGTCGGAAGTCTGGGGGGCGGGATCGCTCACACCCCTTCATGAACACCGACAAGGGACGCGGCAAGCATGGCATTGGCATTTATTAACCGGCGAAACCTCATCATGGCGACGGGTGCCGTGCTGCTCGGAGGCTGCTCGATCATTCCCAAAAGCGGCCAGCCGACCACCCACACGCCGACGCCCGAGCCGAGCGCGACTGCCCTGCCCCAAGATTCCAAACGCCACCGCGTCGCATTGCTGGTGCCGCTGTCGGGAGAGAACGGAGAGGTCGGCCAGTCCATCGCCAACGCAACGACGATGGCGATCCTCGACACCAATGCCGACAACCTCCGGATCACGACTTACGACACCTCCCGCGGCGCACAGGCAGCCGCGCGGCAAGCGCTGGCGGATGGAAACAAGCTGATCCTTGGCCCGCTGCTCGGCAGCAATGCAGCCGTGGTCCGCGGTGTGGTCGCCAATTCCGGCGTGCCGATCATCAGCTTTTCCAACGACACTTCGGTCGCGGCCCCCGGCGTTTTCGTCATGGGCCACATTCCCGAACAATCGGTGGACCGGGGCGTCGAATACGCGCGCTCGATCGGTGCGCGCAATTTCGCCGTGCTCGCGCCCGACAGTGACTACGGACGCCGGGCCGAAGCGGCCATGCAAAGCGCCCTTGCAAGCTATGGCGGAACGCTTGTCGCAACCGAGCGATATGCGCGTTCGAATACCTCGGTGGTCAGCGCCGGCGGCCGCCTGAAGGCCAAGGGCGGCTTCGATACGGTGCTGATCGCTGATGGCGGCACCCCCTCGATCCGGGGCGCGGAAGCCGTGGCAGGATCATCGGTCCGTCTTCTGGGCACCGAACGCTGGGCGGGTGAGAGTGCGTTGCTGGACTCCCCGGCCCTGTCGGGCGCCCTGTTCTCGGCAGTCACGGACAAGCGCTATCCCGATTTCGTCACCTCGTACCAGGCGCGGTTCGGAGGTCAGCCTTACCGGATCGCGACACTGGGCTATGACGGCGTTCTGCTAACCCTGCGCGCAGCGCGCGAGTGGAAGGTGGGACAGCCCTTCCCCGTCAACGTGCTGCTCCAGGACGGCGGCTTCGACGGCATGGACGGTCCCTTCCGTTTCAGGCGCAACGGCGTGGTCGAACGGGCGATGGAAGTCCGCAAGGTCCAGGGTGGCAGCTTCACGACGGTATCGGCAGCACCGACAGGCTTCTGACAGGCGGATAACGTACGCGGGGCGCTTGTGCGGGCGGATTCGCGCGCGATATAGCCACCACCATGTCCGACGATCTTTTCGAGAATACGCCCACTTCGAGCGGCGACTATGACGCATCCTCCATCGAGGTCTTGGAAGGCCTCGAACCGGTGCGCCGCCGCCCGGGCATGTATATCGGCGGCACGGATGACCGCGCCCTTCACCACCTCGTGGCCGAAGTGCTCGACAACGCCATGGACGAAGCCGTCGCGGGCCATGCCACGCGCATCGAGATGCGGCTCGACGAAGGCAACCGGGTCACGATCAGCGACAACGGACGCGGGATTCCGGTTGGGGAGCATCCGAAATATCCGGGCAAGTCCACCCTCGAGGTTATCCTCACGACGCTGCACTCGGGCGGCAAGTTCTCGGGCAAGGCCTACGCCACCAGCGGCGGCCTTCACGGGGTCGGCGTCTCCGTCGTGAACGCATTGTCGAGCCTGACGCGGGTCGAGGTGGCCCGCGACAAACAGCTTTACGCGCAGGAATTCTCCAAGGGGCATCCGGTCGGCAAGATCGAGGAACTCGGTTCCACACCCAATCGGCGCGGCACCACTGTCACCTTCATCCCCGACACCGAGATTTTCGGCGACCGCAAGTTCAATCCCAAACGGTTGTTCAAGCTGGCGCGCTCCAAGGCCTATCTCTTCGCCGGCGTGGAAATCCGCTGGCGCTGCGCGGATAGCCTGGCAAGCGACGACGTTCCTGCAGAGGCAGTCTTCAAGTTCCCCGGCGGCCTGGCCGACCATCTCGCCGAACAGATCGGGGGGCGCGAATGCGTCACCACCCAGCCTTTCGCGGGCAGCCAGGATTTCCCCGACGATCAGGGCCGCGTGGAATGGGCAATCGCATGGCCGCTGTTCTCCGACGGTTCGTTCAGCTGGTACTGTAACACTGTGCCGACGCCCGATGGCGGTACGCACGAACAGGGCCTGCGCGCGGCGCTGACCAAGGGCCTGCGTGCATTCGGCGAACTGACCGGCGTGAAGAAGGCAAAGGACATCAGCGCGGACGACGTGATGAACGGGGCCGAGATCATGCTCAGCGTCTTCATCCGCGACCCGCAGTTCCAGAGCCAGACCAAGGACCGCCTGACCAGCCCCGAAGCCGCGCGCTACGTCGAAAACGCGGTCCGCGACCACTTCGACCACTTCCTCTCGGACAATATGGACCGGGGCAAGGCGCTGCTTGGACAGGTCATGGAGCGCATGGACGAGCGCCTGCGCCGCAAGGCCGAGCGCGAGATCAAGCGCAAGACCGCGACCAACGCGAAGAAGCTGCGACTGCCGGGCAAGCTCACCGATTGTTCGGGCGAAGGCGATGGTGACACGGAACTGTTCATCGTCGAAGGCGACAGCGCAGGCGGCAGCGCCAAGCAGGCGCGCAACCGCAAGACACAGGCAATCCTGCCCATCCGCGGCAAGATCCTGAACGTTGCATCGGCCACCGCCGACAAGATCCGCGCGAACAGCGAAATCGCGGACCTCGTGCTCGCCATGGGTTGCGGGACGCGCAAGGACTGCGATCCCGAAAACCTGCGTTACGACCGCATCATCATCATGACCGACGCGGACGTGGACGGCGCGCATATCGCGACGCTTTTGATGACCTTCTTCTTCCAGGAAATGCCGGAAGTGGTCCGGAACGGGCACCTCTACCTCGCCCAGCCCCCGCTCTATCGCCTGACGTCCGGCAAGGAGAGCCGCTACGCCCGCGACGACGCGCACCGCAAGGAGCTGGAAGAGACGGTCTTCAAGGGCAAGAAGGTCGAGGTCGGCCGCTTCAAGGGCCTAGGCGAGATGAACCCGCAACAGCTTCGGGAAACCACCATGGATCCCGAAAGCCGCAGCCTGATCCGCATCACCCTTCCGCAGGAATTCGAACAGCGCGCCGTGGTAAAGGAACTGGTCGACCAGCTCATGGGCCGCAACCCGGAACACCGGTTTAATTTCATCCAGAACAATGCCGGCGAATTCGACCGTGAAATGATCGATGCCTGATCCTCAGGGCGAGGACATCGAAGATTTCGACGAGCCCGAAGAGGGCGACATCATGGCTGGCGACCGGCGCATCGCCCGGGCCGACACTGCCCTGCCCGACTGGTATGCTTCGGACACGCATTACCGGCCGATTCCCATCGTCTGGTTTGCCGGAGCTCTCCTGCTCCAGGTCATCACGCAACCGGTGGTCGTTTTTCTCGGACTGGGCTTGCTCGGCCTATCGCCGCTCGTGGTGCTGGCCTGGGCATTGCTCACGACAGGCCTGATCTGGCATCACACCTGGGAGCGAGGAATGTCCGTCGCCAGCGGTGTATGGAAAGCGGCAACGTTCGCGATGCTCGCTTTCTTCCTCGGGATTACCGCGCTCGGACTAGCCAGCTAGGCCGCCTATTCGCCAGCCCGTGTATGAATGTGCAGCTCGCCCTCCAGCGTGCGGTGCACCGGGCACTTGTCGGCGATTTCCATCAGCTTCGAACGCTGCTCATCGTTCAGATCGTCTCCGCGTATCGTGATGCTGCGGTTGAGTGCCTGCAACTGCGTGCCTTCCTCCATGGCCTCCGCATGCGAACAGGTCTTCATGTGATCGCGTTCGTGCGTCACATGAACTCGAACGCCTTCCAGCGGCCAGCCCTTGCGGTCGGCGTACATCTTCATCGTCATGGCCGTGCATGTGCCCAGCGCGGCATTGAGCAGGTCGTAAGGCGTCGGCCCGCCGTCGTCCCCGCCATAACTCTTGGGTTCGTCGGCGATGAACTGGTGCGAGACGGTGTGGACCTCGGTACCGAACTTGCCGTGGCCGGTGCAGGCAACGATCCCTTCTTCCGGCATGGGCCAATCGGCGGACAAGGGCATGTATCGATGGGCCCAGGCAGCGATGACGCTGGCGGCAAAGCGGGCATCCTCCTCGTCCAGCAATAGGTGGTTTGCGCCTTCCAGACTTACGAAGCTCTTTGGATGTTTGGCGGCTTGGAAGAGCGCGCTCGCATGCTCGATCCCGACGACCGCATCGGTGGGCGAATGGAGGAAGAGCAGCGGCTTTCGCAGCCGGGCGACCTCGGCAAGCAGGTCCACATTCTCCACCTTTTCGATGAATTCGCGCCCCAGAGTAAACTCGCGTCCGCCGATGCGCACCGCTCCTTCCCCCTGCTCGCGGATCGCATCGATGTCGCCGTCGATATTGCCCAGGACATGGGGAACGTCGGACGGGGCACCGATGGTCGCAATCGCGGCAATCCGGTCAAAGCCGATCTCGTCCGCTGCCGCCAGAACGGCCGCCCCGCCGAGGCTGTGCCCGACTAACAAGATCGGCCGCGCGAAGCGCTCGATAAGCTGGTCTGCCGCCTCGACCAAGTCGGAAACGTCAGCCGCAAAACCCGCGCGCCCGAAGTCCCCGCCGCTACCGCCGAGGCCGGTGAAATCGAACCGAAGCGTAGCAATCCCTTCGCTCGCCAGCGCGCGGGCGACGGCCACCGCTGCTTTGCTCTGCTTGGTGCAAGTGAAGCAGTGCGCAAACAGCGCCGCACCGCGCACGAGGCCGGTGGGAAGCTCGAGCGAGCCGGTCAATTCATGCCCTGCCTGCGTGGCGATGGTCAGGTTCTCGGTCGGCATCGGTGCTCCTTCAACTGGCGCTTTTTTTTCGGTGGGCGTGTAAGAAATACGCGCGGGGGCGGACTAAGGATACATGACCGAGGAAAAGCAACACGCATACTATCGCGAGGCAGGGGCGCAATTCGCCCCGGCAATCGCCCGCCTCGCCCGCGCGATGGAGCGCGATGGCGACAAGGCACGCGACCTGGAACAGGACATCCACTGCGAGCTCTTCCGCAGTTTCGCCCGGTTCGAAGGACAATGTGCGCTCAAGACCTGGGTGTACCGCGTGGCTCACAACGTGGCTGCCGAACACCGCCTTCGCGAAAGCCGACGCAGGCCTACCGTGTCACTGGAGGAAACGGATGAATTGCCGAGTCTGGGCAGCGGTGAACGTGCTGCCGCGGAAGGCCACGCGGTTGCCCGTGCCCAGGAGATGATCCGCCAGCTGCCGACGCTGGATGCGCAGGTCATGCTGCTGTGGCTCGAAGGCGAAAGCGCCCGCGATATCTCCGAAGTCACCGGCCTCGCTTCGGGCACAGTCGCCACCCGCATCCATCGCCTCAAGACTGCCCTTGCCGACCAGTTCGGCCCCCCCGATCACCAGGAGATAATCCGATGACCCAAGCCCCGTTCAACTTCTGGACCCGTGAAAACTCCGACGCGAATTTCAGCGAACCGGGCGCGTGCCGGGCACGCAGCACTCGGTTCGAAAAGAGCATCCGTCGCCGAAACCTGCTGGAATATGCCGCCGGTGCACTGGTTGTCGTGGTATTCGGCGCCCTTGCGGTGTTCTTCGCCGGCGAAGGAGAATGGGCGCTTTCCGCTACCGTCGCCATGACCGTTGCCGCCGCGATCTTCGTGGTGAGCAAGCTCCATCGCGACGGCAGCGCGCAGGCACGTTCCCCCGAAGCAAGCTGCAAGGACCACTTGCGCAGCCAGCTCGTCCGGCAGCGCGACCTGCTGCGCGGAGTTCCGACATGGTATCTCGCGCCCTTCGTCCCCGGCCTCGTCGGCTTTTACCTCGGCGTCACGGCCAATGTGGCCGAGGTTCAGGGGTGGGCTGCCGCGCTGGAAGGCGTCTGGTTCAAGTTTGTCGCGACGGCCGCCTTCTTCGTCTTCGTGGGCTGGCTGAACCTCCATACAGCCCGCAAGCTCGACCGGGAAATCGCCGCGCTCGACCGGGCGTAAGCACCGGAGTGCCGGACCGCTCTTGCACGGTCCGGCGCTTACCCCTAACGCACACGTAAAGTTGCAAGGGAAAACCGATGTCAGACCAGACCCGTTTCGAAGGCACCAGTTCGTATATCGCGACCGACGATCTGAAGGTCGCCGTCAATGCCGCGGTCACGCTGCGCCGTCCGCTGCTGGTCAAGGGCGAACCGGGCACGGGCAAGACCGTGCTCGCCCATGAAATCTCCAAGGCGCTCGATGCGCCGCTGATCGAGTGGAACGTCAAGTCGACGACCAAGGCGCAGCAGGGCCTCTACGAATATGACGCGGTGGCACGCCTCCGCGACGGCCAGCTCGGCGACGAGCGGGTCCATGACATCTCGAACTACATCAAGAAGGGCAAGCTGTGGGAGGCGTTTACCTCGCCCGAACTGCCCGTCCTTCTGATCGACGAAATCGACAAGGCCGACATCGAGTTTCCGAACGACCTGCTGCAGGAACTCGATCGCATGAGCTTCGACGTCTACGAAACGCACACGCGGATCGAGGCGAAGGAACGTCCGATCGTCGTCATCACCTCGAACAACGAAAAGGAATTGCCGGACGCATTCCTGCGCCGCTGCTTCTTCCATTACATCAAGTTCCCCGACCGCGAGACGATGCGCGACATCATCGAAGTCCACTATCCCGGCATCCAGAAGAACCTGGTCAGCAAGGCGATGGATATCTTCTACGAACTGCGCGACGTGCCGGGCCTGAAGAAGAAGCCTTCGACGAGCGAGCTGCTCGACTGGCTGAAGTTGCTGCTGAACGAGGACATGCCGCTGGAAGTGCTGCAG of the Qipengyuania gaetbuli genome contains:
- a CDS encoding tyrosine recombinase XerC, with the translated sequence MSSPECLEAWQSHLSLAQRRSAHTVRAYTAAARRLMVHLNLETFEDVAALSAQEVRAHLASRRSDGLANASAARELSALKGFIAFAKAQAGHDVTQPPRLRGPRLKKGLPRPVSPDDAQGLAETVDALAAEEWIGARDRAVLLLLYGAGLRISEALSLTGVDLPLGERLTVTGKGSKQRVVPILPIVREAVEEYCHLNPWPTRREDPVFRGAKGGPLSQGVVQKATARARRALGLPDTATPHALRHSFATHLLGAGADLRSLQELLGHASLGSTQIYTKVDAASLLDTYRNAHPRDRD
- the gshB gene encoding glutathione synthase, translated to MPLRVAVQMDPLESINIAGDSSFALMLAAQERGHEVWHYDVTTLAYESDGTPAGRITAHAAPVTVQRVAGDHFKAGERRRIDLARDIDVVLMRQDPPFHLGYISSALLLDRLKGTTLVVNDPREVVNAPEKMFVLDYARFMPPTLVARKLEDIREFQKKHGSVVVKPLHGNGGKAIFRIDADGTNLSALSEVFNQTWPEPHMVQPFLPEVAEGDKRIVLIDGEFTGAINRFPGEGEFRSNLAQGGYAEATTLTEREEEICAAMGPELKRRGLVFVGIDVIGGRYLTEINVTSPTGIVAIDKFNGTDTPALIWDAIERRHAAM
- a CDS encoding YraN family protein translates to MKRQIAEKSGRDAETRAGLWLRAKGWRILDTRVKTPAGEIDLVAKRGATIAFVEVKWRARRDDLDLAIDERRLARVAAAVEAVAHRYATQGEDIRIDVILLAPGAFPRHIANAWQP
- the rsmI gene encoding 16S rRNA (cytidine(1402)-2'-O)-methyltransferase, which codes for MSDPAPQTSDQSLTPGLYLVATPIGNLGDITVRAVDILSRCDGVACEDTRVTGKLLKHLGISKPLWRYDDHSEHRDRSRLLDSMRSRAVALVSDAGTPMVSDPGYRLVNDCREQGIPVTSIPGPCAAVVGLTLSGLPNDRFLFAGFLPTKDKARREMLAEMAAIDATLILYETAPRLLKSLAAIEDMMPKREIAVARELTKLHEECRRGFSAGLMAYYDANPPKGEIVLLIGPPEAQQANEADADDMLIEALATMKPSQAAGHVAKATGLDRKALYARAMDLKPG
- a CDS encoding penicillin-binding protein activator encodes the protein MATGAVLLGGCSIIPKSGQPTTHTPTPEPSATALPQDSKRHRVALLVPLSGENGEVGQSIANATTMAILDTNADNLRITTYDTSRGAQAAARQALADGNKLILGPLLGSNAAVVRGVVANSGVPIISFSNDTSVAAPGVFVMGHIPEQSVDRGVEYARSIGARNFAVLAPDSDYGRRAEAAMQSALASYGGTLVATERYARSNTSVVSAGGRLKAKGGFDTVLIADGGTPSIRGAEAVAGSSVRLLGTERWAGESALLDSPALSGALFSAVTDKRYPDFVTSYQARFGGQPYRIATLGYDGVLLTLRAAREWKVGQPFPVNVLLQDGGFDGMDGPFRFRRNGVVERAMEVRKVQGGSFTTVSAAPTGF
- the parE gene encoding DNA topoisomerase IV subunit B, translated to MSDDLFENTPTSSGDYDASSIEVLEGLEPVRRRPGMYIGGTDDRALHHLVAEVLDNAMDEAVAGHATRIEMRLDEGNRVTISDNGRGIPVGEHPKYPGKSTLEVILTTLHSGGKFSGKAYATSGGLHGVGVSVVNALSSLTRVEVARDKQLYAQEFSKGHPVGKIEELGSTPNRRGTTVTFIPDTEIFGDRKFNPKRLFKLARSKAYLFAGVEIRWRCADSLASDDVPAEAVFKFPGGLADHLAEQIGGRECVTTQPFAGSQDFPDDQGRVEWAIAWPLFSDGSFSWYCNTVPTPDGGTHEQGLRAALTKGLRAFGELTGVKKAKDISADDVMNGAEIMLSVFIRDPQFQSQTKDRLTSPEAARYVENAVRDHFDHFLSDNMDRGKALLGQVMERMDERLRRKAEREIKRKTATNAKKLRLPGKLTDCSGEGDGDTELFIVEGDSAGGSAKQARNRKTQAILPIRGKILNVASATADKIRANSEIADLVLAMGCGTRKDCDPENLRYDRIIIMTDADVDGAHIATLLMTFFFQEMPEVVRNGHLYLAQPPLYRLTSGKESRYARDDAHRKELEETVFKGKKVEVGRFKGLGEMNPQQLRETTMDPESRSLIRITLPQEFEQRAVVKELVDQLMGRNPEHRFNFIQNNAGEFDREMIDA
- a CDS encoding bifunctional alpha/beta hydrolase/OsmC family protein, with translation MPTENLTIATQAGHELTGSLELPTGLVRGAALFAHCFTCTKQSKAAVAVARALASEGIATLRFDFTGLGGSGGDFGRAGFAADVSDLVEAADQLIERFARPILLVGHSLGGAAVLAAADEIGFDRIAAIATIGAPSDVPHVLGNIDGDIDAIREQGEGAVRIGGREFTLGREFIEKVENVDLLAEVARLRKPLLFLHSPTDAVVGIEHASALFQAAKHPKSFVSLEGANHLLLDEEDARFAASVIAAWAHRYMPLSADWPMPEEGIVACTGHGKFGTEVHTVSHQFIADEPKSYGGDDGGPTPYDLLNAALGTCTAMTMKMYADRKGWPLEGVRVHVTHERDHMKTCSHAEAMEEGTQLQALNRSITIRGDDLNDEQRSKLMEIADKCPVHRTLEGELHIHTRAGE
- a CDS encoding RNA polymerase sigma factor, whose protein sequence is MTEEKQHAYYREAGAQFAPAIARLARAMERDGDKARDLEQDIHCELFRSFARFEGQCALKTWVYRVAHNVAAEHRLRESRRRPTVSLEETDELPSLGSGERAAAEGHAVARAQEMIRQLPTLDAQVMLLWLEGESARDISEVTGLASGTVATRIHRLKTALADQFGPPDHQEIIR
- a CDS encoding AAA family ATPase, whose amino-acid sequence is MSDQTRFEGTSSYIATDDLKVAVNAAVTLRRPLLVKGEPGTGKTVLAHEISKALDAPLIEWNVKSTTKAQQGLYEYDAVARLRDGQLGDERVHDISNYIKKGKLWEAFTSPELPVLLIDEIDKADIEFPNDLLQELDRMSFDVYETHTRIEAKERPIVVITSNNEKELPDAFLRRCFFHYIKFPDRETMRDIIEVHYPGIQKNLVSKAMDIFYELRDVPGLKKKPSTSELLDWLKLLLNEDMPLEVLQDSNPNSAIPPLHGALLKNEQDVMMFERLAFMARRQP